From Chryseobacterium shandongense, the proteins below share one genomic window:
- a CDS encoding cupin domain-containing protein, with the protein MKITRIYNDENDESHFEDLEIPLIDQGEIGFLSESFEVKKLQFRTVSADYDYDFHHAPQKQFIVLLDGGVEIQTSLGELRQFQTGEILLVEDTTGKGHKTRNLEKKERTSLFIHL; encoded by the coding sequence ATGAAAATCACAAGAATATATAATGATGAAAATGACGAATCTCATTTTGAAGATCTTGAAATTCCTTTAATCGATCAGGGCGAAATAGGATTTTTATCCGAAAGTTTTGAAGTTAAAAAATTACAGTTCAGAACAGTTTCTGCAGATTATGATTACGATTTTCATCATGCTCCGCAGAAGCAATTCATTGTGCTTTTGGATGGAGGGGTGGAAATACAAACTTCACTTGGAGAACTCCGCCAGTTTCAGACCGGCGAAATTCTCCTGGTAGAAGACACCACCGGAAAAGGCCATAAAACCCGAAACCTCGAAAAGAAGGAAAGAACCTCATTATTCATACATTTGTAA
- a CDS encoding Na+/H+ antiporter, whose product MHEQLLLILGLLLIVMLLVMLAQRIKIAYPIFLVLAGLGISFIPGVPVLRLDPDIIFLIFLPPLLYEAAWYTSWNDFWKWKRTIGLLAFGLVFITSLVVAFASQALIPGFTLALGFLLGGIVSPPDAVAATTVLKGLKVPKRTIAILEGESLINDASSLIVFRFALAAVMTGVFSMQEATGQFFLVAGMGVVVGIAGAHIFYAIHRFLPTTPAIDAALTVITPYILFLSAEHFHYSGVMAVVSGGLFMSFRAHEIFKTGTTRVNMLGVWNTLIFVMNALVFVLIGLELPDIIHGLGETSLIEGIRYGLIISAIVIVVRMLWIYPVAHIPRWLSKKIRKDPTPGWKNPLIIGWAGMRGVVSLATALSIPVMINEQSEFPMRNLILFITFVVIFVTLVFQGLTLPLIIKLIKIEEIDPIQPSHEQQAGIQIRLDKLALNTLHEKYQKNINRNSLVENFKNTIENDIKVHKNHLSSIEMCTNRQNDLKEYHEIMLDIFALQRKELFQLKREKRYSDDEIRKAESQLDLNELKITGSKHL is encoded by the coding sequence ATGCACGAACAACTCCTCCTTATTTTAGGACTCCTCCTCATAGTTATGCTGCTCGTTATGCTGGCGCAGCGCATCAAAATTGCCTATCCTATATTTTTGGTTTTGGCCGGATTAGGAATCAGTTTTATTCCCGGAGTTCCTGTTTTAAGGCTGGATCCGGATATCATATTCCTTATTTTCCTGCCACCGCTTTTATATGAAGCAGCGTGGTACACTTCATGGAATGACTTCTGGAAATGGAAAAGAACGATCGGACTGTTAGCTTTCGGTTTGGTTTTTATCACTTCCCTGGTGGTGGCATTTGCTTCACAGGCTTTAATTCCAGGCTTTACCCTGGCGTTAGGATTTTTATTAGGTGGTATTGTTTCACCACCTGATGCGGTTGCGGCGACAACCGTTTTAAAAGGATTAAAAGTTCCCAAACGCACCATTGCCATATTGGAAGGAGAAAGTCTCATTAATGACGCTTCATCACTTATTGTTTTCAGGTTTGCCCTTGCCGCGGTAATGACAGGTGTATTTTCCATGCAGGAAGCAACGGGACAGTTTTTTCTGGTTGCAGGAATGGGCGTTGTGGTAGGAATTGCCGGGGCGCATATTTTCTATGCCATTCATCGGTTTCTGCCGACAACTCCGGCTATTGATGCAGCACTGACGGTAATTACACCTTATATTTTGTTTCTCTCTGCGGAACATTTTCATTACTCAGGAGTTATGGCGGTAGTGAGTGGCGGATTATTTATGTCGTTCCGTGCCCATGAAATATTTAAAACCGGAACAACGAGAGTCAATATGTTAGGCGTCTGGAATACCCTTATTTTTGTGATGAATGCTTTAGTCTTCGTACTTATTGGGCTTGAACTGCCCGATATCATACACGGACTTGGAGAAACTTCTTTAATAGAAGGTATTAGATACGGACTCATCATCAGCGCTATCGTTATTGTCGTAAGAATGCTCTGGATTTATCCTGTAGCTCATATTCCCCGATGGCTTAGTAAGAAAATCCGTAAAGATCCAACACCGGGATGGAAAAATCCGTTAATTATCGGTTGGGCTGGAATGCGCGGTGTAGTTTCGCTGGCAACAGCACTTTCAATTCCTGTTATGATAAACGAACAGTCGGAATTTCCCATGAGAAATCTCATCCTGTTTATTACATTTGTGGTTATTTTTGTTACACTGGTATTTCAGGGACTTACCCTTCCTTTAATTATTAAACTCATTAAAATTGAAGAGATTGATCCTATTCAGCCGTCGCATGAGCAGCAGGCGGGAATTCAGATCAGACTTGACAAGCTCGCACTTAACACGCTTCACGAAAAATATCAAAAGAATATAAATCGCAACAGTCTTGTTGAAAACTTTAAAAATACCATAGAAAATGATATTAAAGTTCATAAGAATCATTTAAGTTCCATTGAAATGTGCACCAACAGGCAGAATGATCTTAAAGAATATCATGAAATCATGCTGGATATTTTTGCCCTTCAACGAAAGGAATTGTTCCAATTAAAAAGAGAAAAGCGATACAGTGACGATGAGATCCGGAAAGCAGAATCACAGTTGGATTTAAATGAATTAAAGATCACGGGAAGCAAGCATTTGTAG
- a CDS encoding response regulator codes for MNTLNFLVIGKNQEILDTLKRIIENNEGWKATILSDETKCYDLIKNIDVDLVLLSSGLEEQFEKDIKTFCENLDKNVKVIDHYGGGSGLLKNEVYTLFPNLQP; via the coding sequence ATGAATACCTTAAACTTCTTAGTTATCGGAAAAAATCAGGAGATCCTAGATACCCTGAAAAGAATCATTGAAAACAATGAAGGCTGGAAAGCAACCATCCTGTCTGATGAAACTAAATGTTATGATTTGATAAAGAATATTGATGTAGATCTTGTTCTTTTAAGTTCCGGTTTGGAAGAACAGTTCGAGAAAGATATCAAAACCTTTTGTGAAAATCTGGATAAAAATGTAAAAGTTATTGATCATTATGGCGGAGGAAGCGGATTATTAAAGAATGAAGTTTACACACTTTTTCCTAATTTGCAGCCTTAA
- a CDS encoding Crp/Fnr family transcriptional regulator, producing the protein MSETIIGNVTRFIDLTPKEEQFFTDLLTLQTFPKKTVLLREGEICQFEGYIQKGCVRVYYLDDNGFEVTILFAIEDWWISDIASFQDQKPSNLYIETLEDSEIYMLNPSTKEKLLSEIPKFERVFRMLVQRNLSTLQHRLVNTISKSASDRYLEFIKVYPSIPQRVAQYYIASYLGVSKEFVSTIRKRLTSKQK; encoded by the coding sequence ATGTCTGAAACAATCATCGGAAACGTAACACGATTCATTGATCTGACCCCGAAAGAAGAACAATTTTTTACAGATTTACTTACCCTGCAAACTTTTCCCAAGAAAACAGTTTTACTTCGAGAAGGTGAAATCTGCCAGTTTGAAGGATACATTCAGAAAGGCTGCGTAAGAGTATATTATCTTGATGATAATGGTTTTGAAGTGACTATCCTGTTTGCCATCGAAGACTGGTGGATCAGTGATATTGCTTCCTTTCAGGATCAGAAACCGTCTAATTTATACATTGAAACACTAGAAGATTCGGAAATTTACATGCTGAATCCGTCAACCAAAGAAAAATTATTATCCGAAATTCCGAAATTTGAAAGAGTTTTCAGAATGCTTGTGCAGAGAAACCTTTCCACACTTCAGCACCGCCTGGTGAATACCATTTCCAAAAGTGCTTCAGACCGCTACCTGGAATTTATAAAAGTTTATCCGTCAATTCCACAAAGAGTGGCACAATACTATATCGCTTCCTATCTCGGCGTTTCCAAAGAATTCGTAAGTACGATCCGAAAACGCCTCACTTCCAAGCAAAAATAA
- a CDS encoding pirin family protein — protein MDRKDFLKKGLLGTGMFVASASLGNTMKNEIDEIEPLEPIGYNHLPNPDSKIKDNSVIHKADTRGKADHGWLVSNHTFSFANYHNPERMHFGVLRVLNDDKVEAGRGFGTHPHDNMEIISIPLEGDLEHKDSMGNSAIIRSGDIQVMSAGTGIMHSEFNKNQDQLVKFLQIWVYPNKRNVTPRYDQITLDKTKSKNKFQQILSPNSDDEGVWIHQDAWFHLGNFENSAETNYQIKKKGNGVYAFIIKGSAEIEGQKLEERDGFGVWDISDLQIKATSENTEILLMDVPMTM, from the coding sequence ATGGACAGGAAAGATTTTTTAAAAAAAGGGTTATTGGGAACAGGAATGTTCGTGGCATCAGCATCCTTAGGAAATACGATGAAAAATGAAATTGATGAAATTGAGCCGCTGGAACCGATTGGCTACAATCATCTTCCCAATCCCGATTCAAAAATAAAAGACAACTCTGTTATTCATAAAGCTGATACTAGAGGAAAAGCAGACCATGGCTGGCTGGTAAGCAATCATACCTTTAGTTTTGCCAATTACCACAATCCCGAAAGAATGCATTTCGGGGTGTTGAGGGTTTTAAATGACGATAAAGTAGAAGCAGGAAGGGGTTTCGGGACGCACCCCCACGATAATATGGAGATCATCAGTATTCCGTTGGAAGGCGATCTGGAACATAAAGACAGTATGGGAAATTCAGCCATCATCAGAAGTGGTGATATTCAGGTAATGAGTGCGGGAACCGGAATTATGCACAGTGAATTTAATAAAAACCAGGATCAGCTGGTAAAATTCCTCCAGATCTGGGTGTACCCGAATAAAAGAAATGTGACGCCAAGATACGATCAGATTACTTTAGACAAAACGAAAAGCAAAAACAAATTCCAGCAGATCCTTTCTCCAAATTCCGATGACGAAGGAGTTTGGATTCATCAGGATGCATGGTTTCATTTGGGAAATTTTGAAAATAGTGCCGAAACCAATTATCAGATTAAGAAAAAAGGCAATGGCGTGTATGCCTTCATCATTAAAGGAAGTGCGGAAATTGAAGGTCAAAAGCTGGAAGAAAGAGACGGCTTCGGAGTGTGGGATATTTCAGATCTACAGATTAAAGCGACATCGGAAAATACGGAAATCCTTCTCATGGACGTTCCGATGACAATGTAA
- a CDS encoding type IA DNA topoisomerase, protein MKLCIAEKPSVARDIAKVLGATTPKQGYMEGNGYCVTWTFGHLCTLKEPHDYGPQYKSWNLFLLPIIPHNFGIKLIPNKGVENQFKVIERLVAECDEVINCGDAGQEGELIQRWVLQKAKCNKPIQRLWISSLTEEAIKEGFASLKPAEDYKNLYLAGNARAIGDWLLGINATRLFTKKFGGNKAVLSIGRVQTPTLAMLVQRQKEIDAFTVEEYWELKTKYRDVVFNAAIDRLKTLERAEKGLEYLKENLFEIVSFEIKEGKEKNPRLFDLTGLQVEANRKYGYSAENTLNYIQSLYEKKHVTYPRVDTTYLSESLYPKIEGILRKMYFYQELVAPLLEAPIPKSKAVFDDTKVTDHHAIIPTEVPPSQNLSREEKLVYDLIAKRFISVFYPECKISNTLVEGKVGTIPFKTSGKQILEPGWRAVYAKEPKDESEKEKDKEEEQTIPEFTVGETGPHDPMIHQGKTSPPKPYTEATLLRAMETAGKQVEDDELRELLKNNGIGRPSTRANIIETLFKRKYIEKKRKNLIATQTGIQLIDTIEDELLKSPELTGEWELKLRKIEKGEYEANHFKEELIQMVTELTEKVVYGKGKVINLEEEKAVKEKKKREPAVKKELQSWEEIKCPKCKEHHLMKGKAAVGCSDFKNCGFKVTFEIFGKKLSDKQLMDLVLKGKTSKLKGFSTHPESLAEGVLSMDEHFQIVLN, encoded by the coding sequence ATGAAACTTTGTATTGCCGAAAAACCAAGCGTTGCCAGAGATATTGCCAAAGTATTGGGGGCCACCACTCCCAAACAGGGATATATGGAAGGAAACGGCTATTGTGTGACATGGACTTTCGGGCATCTCTGCACCCTCAAAGAACCGCACGATTACGGTCCGCAGTACAAATCCTGGAACCTTTTTTTGCTGCCCATTATTCCGCATAATTTCGGGATCAAATTAATTCCGAATAAAGGGGTTGAAAACCAGTTTAAAGTGATTGAAAGATTAGTAGCCGAATGCGATGAGGTCATCAACTGCGGGGATGCCGGACAGGAAGGAGAGCTCATCCAGAGATGGGTATTGCAGAAAGCAAAATGCAACAAACCGATTCAGCGTTTGTGGATCTCATCCCTTACCGAAGAAGCCATTAAGGAAGGTTTTGCAAGTCTGAAACCAGCCGAAGATTACAAAAATTTGTATCTCGCGGGAAATGCAAGAGCGATCGGCGACTGGCTTTTGGGGATCAATGCAACAAGACTTTTTACCAAAAAATTCGGGGGAAATAAAGCCGTGCTTTCTATAGGAAGGGTACAGACGCCTACACTGGCCATGCTGGTTCAGCGTCAAAAGGAGATTGATGCCTTTACCGTAGAAGAATACTGGGAACTGAAAACGAAATACAGAGATGTTGTTTTTAATGCCGCCATCGACCGTTTAAAAACATTAGAACGCGCCGAAAAAGGCCTGGAATATTTAAAAGAAAATCTTTTTGAGATTGTTTCTTTCGAAATTAAAGAAGGTAAAGAAAAAAATCCGAGACTGTTTGACCTTACCGGACTGCAGGTGGAAGCCAACAGAAAATACGGCTATTCCGCAGAAAATACGCTGAATTATATTCAAAGCCTGTACGAAAAAAAGCATGTGACTTATCCCCGTGTAGATACAACCTATCTATCTGAAAGTTTATATCCGAAAATAGAAGGGATACTAAGAAAGATGTACTTTTATCAGGAGCTTGTCGCGCCTTTGCTGGAAGCCCCAATTCCGAAATCAAAAGCGGTTTTTGATGATACGAAAGTGACGGATCACCACGCGATTATTCCTACGGAAGTTCCGCCTTCCCAAAATCTGAGCAGGGAGGAAAAACTGGTGTATGATTTAATTGCGAAACGTTTTATTTCCGTCTTCTATCCCGAATGTAAAATTTCCAATACTTTAGTAGAGGGAAAAGTAGGAACCATTCCTTTCAAAACCAGCGGAAAACAGATTCTCGAACCGGGATGGAGAGCCGTTTATGCAAAAGAACCGAAAGACGAATCGGAGAAAGAAAAAGATAAAGAGGAAGAGCAGACCATCCCTGAATTTACGGTGGGGGAAACCGGACCGCACGATCCGATGATCCATCAGGGCAAAACCTCGCCGCCAAAACCTTACACGGAGGCAACGCTTCTTCGTGCCATGGAAACAGCCGGAAAACAGGTGGAAGACGATGAACTCCGCGAATTGCTCAAAAATAACGGGATCGGAAGGCCATCAACCCGGGCCAATATCATTGAAACCCTTTTCAAAAGAAAGTATATCGAAAAGAAAAGGAAAAACCTCATCGCTACACAAACCGGTATTCAGCTTATTGACACGATTGAAGATGAACTCCTGAAAAGCCCGGAACTTACCGGTGAATGGGAACTCAAGCTCCGAAAAATTGAAAAGGGCGAATATGAAGCCAATCATTTCAAGGAAGAACTGATCCAGATGGTAACAGAACTTACCGAAAAAGTTGTGTACGGAAAAGGAAAAGTAATTAATCTGGAAGAGGAAAAAGCAGTTAAAGAAAAGAAAAAACGCGAACCTGCCGTTAAAAAAGAACTCCAGTCCTGGGAAGAAATAAAATGCCCGAAATGCAAAGAACACCATCTTATGAAGGGGAAAGCAGCTGTCGGATGTTCAGACTTTAAAAACTGCGGCTTTAAAGTTACCTTTGAAATATTCGGTAAAAAATTATCGGATAAACAGTTGATGGATTTGGTATTAAAAGGAAAAACTTCAAAATTAAAGGGATTTTCTACGCATCCTGAAAGTTTGGCGGAAGGTGTTTTGTCTATGGATGAACATTTTCAGATTGTTTTAAACTAA
- a CDS encoding PaaI family thioesterase — protein MTPEKKQLITDSFQRSETLKFYKAELLEVETDFISMKIPKMHLMTRKAGMFNGAMIASLVDVSSGYAAVSHYEEDCYVVTVELKVNYLRPAIGDALISKSYVVKGGAKISVVRTEIYTVDENDGSESHVATSLVTMMKIK, from the coding sequence ATGACACCCGAAAAAAAACAGCTCATCACCGACAGTTTTCAACGTTCAGAAACATTGAAATTCTACAAAGCAGAACTTTTAGAAGTGGAAACTGATTTTATCTCCATGAAAATTCCCAAAATGCATCTGATGACCAGAAAAGCAGGAATGTTCAACGGAGCCATGATCGCTTCTTTGGTTGATGTTTCTTCCGGATATGCTGCAGTAAGTCATTACGAAGAAGATTGCTATGTCGTTACGGTAGAGTTGAAAGTGAATTATTTAAGACCGGCAATCGGTGATGCGCTAATTTCAAAATCCTATGTCGTTAAAGGCGGTGCTAAAATCAGCGTGGTACGTACAGAAATTTATACTGTAGACGAAAACGACGGGTCCGAAAGTCATGTTGCCACTTCACTGGTGACCATGATGAAAATTAAATAA
- a CDS encoding phage holin family protein, with translation MNLIIRLLVTAIVAYLLTMILPGVHFSGFGGAIIFSIVLGILNLIVKPILSLFGLPLTIITLGLFALVINAIIILIADYFIDSMVVDGFWWALIFSILLSLITSLANSMFSDGD, from the coding sequence ATGAACTTAATTATTCGTCTGCTGGTAACAGCAATTGTAGCCTATCTGCTTACCATGATTTTACCGGGAGTGCATTTCTCTGGATTTGGCGGAGCCATTATTTTTTCCATTGTATTGGGAATTTTAAACCTGATTGTAAAACCAATTCTTAGTCTTTTCGGCTTGCCTTTAACGATTATCACTTTAGGTTTGTTTGCTCTTGTCATTAATGCTATTATCATTCTTATTGCAGATTACTTCATAGACAGTATGGTAGTCGACGGCTTCTGGTGGGCACTGATTTTCAGTATTCTTCTATCATTGATCACGTCTCTCGCAAACTCCATGTTTTCAGACGGAGATTAG
- a CDS encoding S9 family peptidase translates to MKFKYSLLALAAPLLMNAQKVMTPEILWTLKKVGVQAVSPDQSSLIYKVGQVDLKTEKTKNESYFLNALNNQSAKMDLGKKALIQWDRNGIYAQEGDKIFLSKDNAKTWTEFYTIGEADNIVISPDGKKIAFSRQVLVEKVMGKDKYSDTPKTTAQVYTDLNHRHWDYFSEGKYNHVFVVNTSDKADAAKDLLEGKMWDSPQRPFGGAEDFIWSPDSSQLLYVTKAKSGKEYSTSTNTDIFAYDLATGTTKNLTESNKGYDVNPKFSPDGKSLIWQSMARDGYEADKNDVKIMDWKTAKVANLTAGWDESVSGDVFWSADSKTIYFTAAFRGTKQLFSLDPKNAKVQQITKGDFDVNEIFADQKKSLLVGRTDINHATDLFSVNIKNGEMQQVTDANKDTYASLAQGKSELKMVKTSDGKEMGVWFHYPPNFDPNKKYPTLVYCQGGPQSALTQFFSTRWNFALMAANGYIVVAPNRRGMPGWGTKWNEEISKDWGGKPMRDYLAATDYAKTLPYVDSKRVAAVGASYGGYSVFMLAGIHENRFKTFIAHDGLFDMKSWYLTTEELWFANWDLGSPWEKPLPKAYTEFNPSNYVDKWNRPIMIVQGGIDYRVPYEQGQEAFQAAQLRGLKSKLVYFPNENHWVLHPQNGLVWQREFFDWLKETL, encoded by the coding sequence ATGAAATTTAAGTACAGTCTGCTGGCTTTGGCAGCGCCGCTCTTAATGAATGCACAAAAAGTAATGACGCCGGAAATCCTTTGGACTTTAAAGAAAGTCGGTGTACAGGCCGTTTCTCCGGATCAGTCTTCACTTATTTATAAAGTGGGACAGGTAGATCTTAAAACAGAGAAAACAAAAAACGAAAGCTATTTCCTGAATGCCCTCAATAACCAGTCCGCGAAAATGGATCTGGGCAAAAAAGCATTGATCCAATGGGATAGAAACGGTATCTATGCCCAGGAAGGAGATAAGATTTTTCTTTCAAAAGACAACGCCAAAACCTGGACGGAATTTTATACCATCGGGGAAGCAGATAATATTGTCATTTCTCCCGACGGTAAAAAAATAGCCTTTAGCAGACAGGTTCTTGTGGAAAAAGTAATGGGAAAAGATAAATATTCCGACACCCCGAAAACCACGGCACAGGTGTATACGGATCTTAACCACAGGCACTGGGATTACTTTAGTGAAGGAAAATACAATCATGTTTTTGTGGTAAATACTTCAGATAAAGCTGATGCCGCCAAAGATCTTCTGGAAGGAAAAATGTGGGATTCTCCACAAAGACCGTTCGGAGGTGCTGAAGATTTTATCTGGAGCCCGGATTCTTCCCAGCTTCTTTATGTAACAAAAGCTAAGAGCGGAAAAGAATATTCTACCAGTACCAACACAGATATCTTCGCGTATGATCTTGCAACGGGAACAACCAAAAATTTAACGGAATCCAACAAAGGCTATGATGTAAATCCTAAGTTCAGTCCGGACGGAAAATCTCTGATCTGGCAAAGCATGGCCAGAGATGGTTACGAAGCAGATAAGAATGATGTAAAAATCATGGACTGGAAAACCGCTAAAGTAGCAAATCTTACCGCCGGCTGGGACGAGAGCGTTTCCGGGGATGTGTTCTGGAGTGCAGATTCGAAAACGATTTATTTTACGGCAGCTTTCAGAGGAACAAAACAGCTGTTTTCATTAGACCCGAAAAATGCCAAAGTTCAGCAGATCACAAAAGGTGATTTTGATGTGAATGAAATCTTTGCCGATCAGAAAAAATCTTTACTGGTAGGAAGAACAGACATCAATCATGCAACCGATTTGTTTTCGGTAAATATTAAAAACGGAGAAATGCAGCAGGTAACTGATGCCAATAAAGATACCTACGCAAGTCTGGCACAGGGAAAATCTGAACTTAAAATGGTAAAAACTTCCGACGGTAAAGAAATGGGAGTATGGTTCCACTATCCTCCAAATTTCGATCCGAATAAAAAATATCCGACGTTGGTATATTGCCAGGGCGGCCCGCAGTCTGCATTAACGCAATTCTTCAGCACAAGATGGAATTTCGCCTTAATGGCAGCCAACGGATACATTGTTGTAGCGCCAAACCGTCGCGGAATGCCGGGATGGGGAACAAAATGGAACGAAGAAATTTCCAAAGACTGGGGAGGCAAGCCGATGAGAGATTACCTTGCAGCAACGGACTACGCCAAAACATTACCTTATGTAGATAGTAAAAGAGTAGCCGCTGTAGGAGCAAGCTACGGAGGATACAGTGTATTCATGTTGGCCGGAATTCATGAAAACAGATTCAAAACATTTATTGCCCACGATGGATTGTTTGATATGAAATCATGGTATCTTACCACGGAAGAGCTTTGGTTCGCCAACTGGGATCTCGGTTCGCCTTGGGAAAAGCCACTTCCTAAAGCGTACACAGAATTTAATCCAAGCAATTATGTGGATAAATGGAACAGACCGATCATGATTGTTCAGGGGGGAATTGACTACAGGGTTCCTTACGAGCAGGGTCAGGAAGCTTTTCAGGCAGCACAGCTCAGAGGACTTAAATCCAAACTGGTATATTTCCCGAATGAAAACCACTGGGTGCTTCATCCACAGAATGGCCTCGTTTGGCAGAGAGAATTCTTCGATTGGTTAAAGGAAACACTATAA
- a CDS encoding DNA-deoxyinosine glycosylase codes for MQNRIFSFPPIIDDHSEIIILGSIPGVKSLEKQQYYGHPQNKFWKIIFELLDEEFTEDYEQRIQILKKHHIALWDVIDSCERKGSLDSEIKNEEANQIEELLEDHPNIKAIFCNGGKSYKNLQKILGKNYKIPVFLLPSTSPLHTVSFEKKLEDWKKIKQYL; via the coding sequence ATGCAAAACAGAATTTTCTCTTTTCCTCCCATCATCGATGATCATTCTGAAATTATAATTTTAGGCTCAATTCCGGGTGTCAAATCGCTGGAAAAGCAACAGTATTACGGGCATCCGCAAAATAAGTTCTGGAAGATTATTTTTGAATTGCTGGATGAAGAATTTACAGAAGATTATGAACAAAGAATTCAGATATTAAAGAAACATCATATCGCGCTTTGGGATGTCATTGACTCCTGCGAAAGAAAAGGAAGCCTGGACTCTGAAATTAAAAACGAAGAAGCCAATCAGATTGAAGAATTGCTGGAAGATCATCCTAATATCAAAGCCATATTTTGCAATGGTGGAAAATCATACAAAAATTTGCAGAAAATTTTAGGAAAAAATTATAAAATTCCGGTATTTTTACTGCCTTCCACCAGCCCTCTTCATACCGTGTCTTTTGAAAAGAAACTGGAGGATTGGAAGAAAATAAAACAATATCTATGA
- a CDS encoding AIM24 family protein: MLEINLNNQAVWKKTGSMVSYVGSINFERQGMLSGGLGNLLKKAISGEGTRLMKAEGTGKLYVADGGKKVRILYLNNEAVCVNGNDVLAHEQSVKSDITMLKSIAGVMSGGLFQVRLSGTEHIAITTHGEPLTLLVTPETPVFTDPNATVAWSGNLTPELKTNVSFKSLIGRGSGEEFQMKFSGNGWVLIQPYEEVYRIEK, encoded by the coding sequence TTGCTGGAAATCAACCTGAACAACCAGGCAGTATGGAAGAAGACCGGAAGTATGGTAAGTTATGTTGGAAGCATCAATTTTGAAAGACAGGGAATGCTTTCCGGCGGTTTGGGAAATCTGCTAAAAAAAGCAATAAGCGGTGAAGGAACACGGCTGATGAAAGCCGAAGGAACCGGGAAATTGTATGTTGCCGACGGAGGAAAGAAGGTACGTATTCTTTATCTTAACAATGAAGCAGTTTGTGTAAATGGAAACGATGTTTTAGCCCACGAACAAAGCGTAAAAAGTGATATTACGATGCTGAAAAGCATTGCAGGTGTTATGTCCGGCGGACTTTTCCAGGTAAGATTGTCAGGAACAGAGCATATTGCCATTACTACTCACGGTGAGCCATTAACTCTTTTAGTCACTCCGGAAACACCGGTTTTTACAGATCCGAATGCAACAGTGGCATGGTCTGGAAATTTAACTCCGGAATTGAAAACCAATGTTTCGTTTAAAAGCCTGATCGGAAGAGGCAGCGGTGAAGAATTCCAGATGAAGTTTTCAGGGAACGGATGGGTTCTGATACAGCCGTATGAGGAGGTGTATAGAATTGAGAAATAA